From the genome of Vicia villosa cultivar HV-30 ecotype Madison, WI linkage group LG2, Vvil1.0, whole genome shotgun sequence, one region includes:
- the LOC131650873 gene encoding uncharacterized protein LOC131650873: protein MANSVTVNKKTTKHTFSCSFYREDITPLVRLSTRVTGQNLDEFRKTYGHILLMLTTRIDEWGLYTLLQFYDSELRCFTFQDYQLAPTLEEYAHILQIKVQHKVPFVCAPEKPKMDRIADALYLSMKDVKDNWKPNGGTHGFYVKFLMREAEALADKEKWKEFNALLAVMISGLVMFPNIPNFVDLTAICLFMDQNPVPTLLADTYYAIHSRYGKKGSVGGCLPILYEWFSSHFPKSGAFVTIRDSQKWPQRIMGLTANDIVWYHLRTDIEQVITRCGSFGNVPLIGTKGVINYNPKLALRQLGFVPKDKPLDKEIFESVCFEKGTDPEGLEKVRSAWNKIHTEDRTTLGGKNAIAKKAYTEWVEERVKERLLPFPKVSPLYEQPP from the coding sequence ATGGCTAACAGTGTGACCGTCAACAAAAAGACTACGAAGCATACCTTCTCTTGCAGTTTCTACCGTGAGGATATAACACCTTTGGTTCGATTGAGCACCCGAGTTACTGGGCAAAATTTGGATGAATTCAGAAAGACTTATGGCCACATTCTGCTTATGTTAACTACTCGTATTGATGAGTGGGGTCTCTACACTCTTCTTCAGTTTTATGATTCTGAGCTGCGCTGCTTTACCTTTCAAGATTACCAACTAGCCCCTACCCTCGAAGAGTATGCACATATTCTTCAAATCAAAGTTCAACATAAGGTTCCTTTTGTGTGTGCACCTGAGAAGCCCAAAATGGATCGCATTGCtgatgctctttatttgagcatgaaggaCGTTAAGGATAATtggaagcctaatggtgggaCCCATGGATTCTATGTGAAATTTCTGATGAGGGAAGCTGAAGCCCTTGCTGATAAGGAAAAgtggaaagaattcaatgctctccTGGCCGTCATGATCTCTGGATTAGTGATGTTCCCGAATATTCCAAATTTTGTTGATCTCACTGCCATTTGTCTCTTCATGGATCAAAATCCTGTACCCACTCTATTGGCCGACACTTATTATGCCATCCATTCTAGGTATGGGAAAAAAGGATCAGTTGGGGGTTGTTTACCAATACTGTACGAatggttttcttcacattttcctaAAAGCGGAGCATTTGTCACTATAAGAGATTCACAGAAGTGGCCCCAAAGGATTATGGGACTTACTGCAAATGATATTGTTTGGTATCACCTCCGAACAGACATCGAGCAAGTTATAACCAGATGTGGCAGTTTTGGCAATGTTCCTCTCATAGGGACAAAAGGAGTTATCAACTATAATCCGAAGCTAGCACTGCGCCAGTTGGGTTTTGTACCGAAGGACAAGCCTTTGGATAAAGAGATATTTGAGTCCGTTTGCTTTGAAAAAGGAACCGATCCAGAAGGTTTGGAGAAAGTAAGGAGTGCGTGGAACAAAATTCATACAGAAGACCGAACTACCTTGGGGGGAAAGAATGCTATTGCTAAGAAAGCCTATACTGAATGGGTTGAAGAGAGAGTTAAGGAGCGCCTGTTAcctttcccgaaggttagccCTCTCTATGAACAACCACCTTAG